In the Enterobacter cloacae subsp. cloacae ATCC 13047 genome, CGGGACGCGGCGGCCATGACAAACAGCACCCAGGTGCGGGCCTGCAGCAGCAGTACGCACCAGAATAAGAAAGGCAGCCTGACACGCCCCTGCGTGTCGTAATCTGCCGGGTGGATCTCAATACTCTTCATCTTCGATCAGACGCTTACCTAAGCTCAGCACGTCAGCGTGTTCATAGCCCAGACGTTCATACATGCCCAGCACCACGTCGTTATCTTCGCGCACCATGATCTGAATTTTCGGGCAACCGCGAGCGATCAGTTTTTTCTCAAGACGATTGAGCAGCGCATTGGCAATGCCGCGCCCCCGGTATTCCGGGTGAACGCCCAGATAATAAGCAGAGCCGCGATGGCCGTCGTAACCGCCCATCACCGTGCCCACCACTTCGCCGTTCACTTCCGCCACCAGAAACAGACTGACGTCGTGATTCAGCTTACGCTCAATGTCCATCTCTGGATCGTTCCACGGACGCAGCAAATCGCAGCGCTCCCAAAGGGTGATCACCTCTTCGAAATCTTCCTGGCGAAAAATGCGTATCTCCATGGTATTAACCGCCTTTTCGGGTTTAAAAACAGTGATTATGGCGCGAACAGGGCATTTAGCCAATAACCGGGGAAAATCTCGCCAAAATTTGGCATAATGTCACTTTGTCACGTATTGAAATGAAAAGTAAAACAATTCTCAATAAGGACTGTCGTAACGCTAAACGCGATACGATATAACACCAGGACCGCAATTTTACTATTCAGGCCGCATGAGCACATTCAAACCATTAAAAGCACTCACATCGCGTCGTCAGGTTCTCAAAGCGGGGCTGGCGGCCTTAACGTTAACGGGCATCGCACAGCAGGCTCAGGCAAAAGAAGAGAGCACGCTTAAAACCAGTAACGGACACAGCAAACCCAAAGCCAAAAAACCAGGCGCGAAGCGTCTGGTCATGCTCGACCCGGGTCACGGCGGCATTGATACCGGCGCCATTGGCAAAAACGGGTCAAAAGAAAAACACGTCGTGCTGGCAATTGCAAAAAATGTGCGATCGATTTTACGCAGCAACGGCATTGACGCCCGCCTGACGCGCACGGGCGACACCTTTATTCCGCTGTATGACCGCGTGGAAATTGCCCATAAGCATGGTGCCGATCTCTTTATGTCCATTCACGCGGATGGCTTTACAAACCCTTCCGCCGCGGGCGCGTCGGTGTTTGCCCTCTCCAATCGCGGCGCCAGTAGCGCCATGGCGAAATATCTCTCCGACCGTGAAAACCGTGCGGATGAAGTCGCCGGGAAGAAGGCCACCGATAAAGATCACCTGTTACAGCAGGTGCTGTTCGACCTCGTGCAGACCGATACCATCAAAAACAGTCTGACGCTGGGCTCGCATATCCTCAAACGGATTAAGCCGGTGCACCGTCTGCACAGCAAGAGCACGGAGCAGGCAGCGTTTGTGGTGCTGAAATCACCGTCGATTCCGTCCGTGCTGGTGGAGACCTCTTTCATTACTAACCCGGAAGAAGAGCGTCTGCTTGGTACTGCGGCGTTTCGTCAGAAAATCGCCAATGCCATCGCCTCCGGCATCATCAGTTACTTTAACTGGTTCGATAATCAAAAAGCGCACTCTAGGAAACGTTAATGAAACCGAATGCAAAGCGGGTAAAAACCTTCCTGCTGCAGTTGCAGGATGAGATTTGCCAGAAACTGGCCGCTGCAGACGGCGGTAATTTTCAGGAAGATAACTGGCAGCGCGAGGCCGGCGGCGGCGGGCGTAGCCGCGTGTTGCGAAACGGCGGTATCTTTGAACAGGCAGGCGTCAATTTTTCCCACGTTTACGGGGAAGCCATGCCCGCTTCTGCAACGGCGCATCGTCCTGAACTGGCGGGCCGCAGCTTCCAGGCGATGGGCGTTTCGCTGGTGGTACACCCGCACAACCCGTTTGTGCCAACCAGCCACGCCAACGTGCGTTTTTTCATTGCGGAAAAACCGGGGGCCGATCCGGTCTGGTGGTTTGGGGGCGGTTTCGACATGACCCCCTACTACGGCTTTGAAGAGGATGCCGTGCACTGGCATACGACCGCACGCGATCTCTGCCTGCCGTTTGGCGAAGACGTTTACCCGAAATACAAAAAGTGGTGCGACGACTACTTTTACCTCAAACACCGCGACGAACAGCGCGGCATTGGCGGGCTGTTTTTTGACGATCTGAACACGCCTGATTTTGATACCGCGTTCAGCTTTATGCGTGCGGTGGGCGAAGGCTATACCGACGCTTATCTGCCCATTGTTGAACGGCGTAAAAACAGCGACTACGGCGTGCGCGAACGCGAG is a window encoding:
- a CDS encoding GNAT family acetyltransferase — encoded protein: MEIRIFRQEDFEEVITLWERCDLLRPWNDPEMDIERKLNHDVSLFLVAEVNGEVVGTVMGGYDGHRGSAYYLGVHPEYRGRGIANALLNRLEKKLIARGCPKIQIMVREDNDVVLGMYERLGYEHADVLSLGKRLIEDEEY
- the amiA gene encoding N-acetylmuramoyl-L-alanine amidase AmiA, which encodes MSTFKPLKALTSRRQVLKAGLAALTLTGIAQQAQAKEESTLKTSNGHSKPKAKKPGAKRLVMLDPGHGGIDTGAIGKNGSKEKHVVLAIAKNVRSILRSNGIDARLTRTGDTFIPLYDRVEIAHKHGADLFMSIHADGFTNPSAAGASVFALSNRGASSAMAKYLSDRENRADEVAGKKATDKDHLLQQVLFDLVQTDTIKNSLTLGSHILKRIKPVHRLHSKSTEQAAFVVLKSPSIPSVLVETSFITNPEEERLLGTAAFRQKIANAIASGIISYFNWFDNQKAHSRKR
- the hemF gene encoding oxygen-dependent coproporphyrinogen oxidase: MKPNAKRVKTFLLQLQDEICQKLAAADGGNFQEDNWQREAGGGGRSRVLRNGGIFEQAGVNFSHVYGEAMPASATAHRPELAGRSFQAMGVSLVVHPHNPFVPTSHANVRFFIAEKPGADPVWWFGGGFDMTPYYGFEEDAVHWHTTARDLCLPFGEDVYPKYKKWCDDYFYLKHRDEQRGIGGLFFDDLNTPDFDTAFSFMRAVGEGYTDAYLPIVERRKNSDYGVREREFQLYRRGRYVEFNLVWDRGTLFGLQTGGRTESILMSMPPLVRWEYCYEPKEGSPEAALSEFIKVRDWV